The window ACAAGGCGAGCCGTGGTGGCGAGATTGTGTACTTGAGCCTCGCAATTCGACTCTTCGGGTGCTGTGGGCTTTCGCCCGACAGGACGGTCTTATGCTCGAGCTAGACGAACTCCATCTGGTTGTTGTCACTGACAATGAGACCGACGCGTTGTCGAGCATCGACAACGACGTGCAGGCCAATGAGCGGGTGGCGCTGCTTGACCGGCTTGAACCGTCGTTTGTGATTGACGGGAAAGACCACATCTCGGTTCTGGATCACATGTGTTGTGC of the Acidimicrobiia bacterium genome contains:
- a CDS encoding MBL fold metallo-hydrolase, which codes for MLELDELHLVVVTDNETDALSSIDNDVQANERVALLDRLEPSFVIDGKDHISVLDHMCCA